A portion of the Bacteroides faecium genome contains these proteins:
- a CDS encoding cytochrome ubiquinol oxidase subunit I: MIESIDTSLIDWSRAQFAMTAMYHWIFVPLTLGLAVVMGIMETLYYKTGKEFWKKTAMFWMKLFGINFAIGVATGLILEFEFGTNWSNYSWFVGDIFGAPLAIEGILAFFMEATFIAVMFFGWGKVSKRFHLASTWLTGLGATISAWWILVANAWMQHPVGMEFNPDTVRNEMVDFWAVATSPVAVNKFFHTVLSGWVLGAVFVVGISCWYLLKKRNREFALASIKIGAIFGLVASLLSAWTGDGSGYQIAQTQPMKLAAVEGLYEGGTNVGLVGIGMLNPEKKTYNDGKDPFLFRIEIPSMLSFLAERDVDGYVPGIANIIEGGYQMKDGTKALSAAEKIERGKTAIGALAAYRAAKSAKNEEDAQVAYKVLQENIPYFGYGYIKDVNQLVPNVPLNFYAFRIMVILGGYFILFFIVVLFFVYKKDLSKMRWMHWIALLTIPLGYIAGQAGWVVAECGRQPWAIRDMLPTSAAISKLDVSSVQITFFIFLLLFTVMLIAGAGIMVKAIKKGPDTGDNANINH, from the coding sequence TCGCTGATAGATTGGTCGAGAGCCCAATTTGCGATGACAGCTATGTACCACTGGATTTTTGTTCCTCTCACACTCGGACTGGCAGTGGTGATGGGCATCATGGAGACGCTGTATTATAAAACAGGCAAAGAATTTTGGAAGAAAACCGCGATGTTCTGGATGAAGCTATTCGGTATCAACTTCGCCATCGGGGTGGCAACCGGCTTGATCCTTGAGTTTGAGTTTGGTACGAACTGGAGTAATTATTCCTGGTTTGTAGGAGATATTTTCGGTGCCCCATTGGCTATTGAGGGAATTTTGGCATTCTTTATGGAAGCCACGTTTATTGCCGTGATGTTCTTTGGCTGGGGAAAAGTAAGCAAACGTTTCCATCTGGCTTCTACCTGGCTCACAGGATTGGGAGCAACGATTTCTGCGTGGTGGATTCTCGTTGCCAACGCATGGATGCAACATCCGGTAGGGATGGAATTCAATCCCGATACCGTTCGTAATGAGATGGTCGATTTTTGGGCAGTGGCAACTTCACCCGTTGCTGTTAATAAATTCTTTCATACTGTGCTGTCCGGTTGGGTACTTGGCGCGGTCTTTGTAGTCGGTATCAGTTGTTGGTATTTACTGAAGAAACGCAATCGTGAGTTTGCACTTGCCAGTATCAAGATCGGTGCCATCTTCGGATTAGTAGCATCCTTATTGTCTGCCTGGACGGGCGACGGTTCCGGTTATCAGATTGCACAGACGCAGCCGATGAAGTTGGCTGCTGTGGAAGGTTTGTATGAAGGGGGAACGAATGTCGGACTGGTAGGAATCGGCATGCTGAATCCTGAAAAGAAAACTTATAACGACGGAAAAGACCCATTCCTCTTCCGTATTGAAATACCAAGTATGCTTTCTTTCCTTGCTGAGCGTGATGTAGACGGTTACGTTCCGGGCATCGCAAATATCATCGAAGGCGGTTATCAGATGAAAGACGGTACAAAAGCCCTTTCGGCTGCCGAGAAGATTGAACGGGGAAAAACGGCTATCGGTGCCTTGGCTGCCTATCGTGCCGCCAAGAGTGCAAAGAATGAAGAAGATGCGCAAGTGGCTTACAAAGTTTTACAAGAAAATATTCCTTATTTCGGTTACGGATATATTAAAGATGTGAACCAGTTGGTTCCGAATGTTCCCCTGAATTTCTACGCATTCCGTATAATGGTGATTTTGGGTGGATATTTTATCTTATTCTTTATCGTTGTCCTTTTCTTTGTCTATAAGAAGGATTTGAGTAAAATGAGATGGATGCACTGGATTGCTTTATTGACTATTCCTTTGGGATACATTGCCGGACAAGCCGGATGGGTGGTTGCCGAATGTGGTCGTCAGCCGTGGGCTATCCGTGACATGCTGCCTACGTCGGCCGCTATCTCTAAACTGGATGTAAGCTCCGTGCAGATAACTTTCTTTATCTTCCTGCTCTTGTTTACGGTAATGTTGATTGCAGGTGCCGGAATCATGGTAAAGGCCATCAAGAAAGGCCCGGATACGGGAGATAATGCTAATATTAACCATTAA
- the cydB gene encoding cytochrome d ubiquinol oxidase subunit II, with the protein MYIFLQQYWWLVVSLLGAILVFLLFVQGGNSLLFCLGKTEEHRKMMVNSTGRKWEFTFTTLVTFGGAFFASFPLFYSTSFGGAYWLWMIILFSFVLQAVSYEFQSKAGNLLGKKTYQTFLVINGVVGPLLLGGAVATFFTGSDFYINKANMTDTIMPVISHWGNGWHGLDALTNIWNVILGLAVFFLARVLGALYFINNIADKELTDKCRRAVRNNTVLFLVFFLSFVIRTLVSDGFAVNPDTQEIYMQPFKYFTNFIEMPIILVLFLIGVVLVLFGIGKTLLKKTFDKGIWFTGIGTVLTVLSLLLVAGYNNTAYYPSYTDLQSSLTLANSCSSEFTLKTMAYVSILVPFVIAYIFYAWRSIDRHKITEKEMDEGGHSY; encoded by the coding sequence ATGTATATATTTCTACAACAATATTGGTGGCTTGTCGTTTCCTTGCTGGGAGCTATCCTCGTGTTTTTATTGTTTGTGCAGGGCGGTAATTCATTGTTGTTCTGTCTCGGTAAGACGGAAGAACATCGTAAAATGATGGTGAACTCTACCGGACGTAAGTGGGAGTTTACGTTTACTACGTTAGTAACTTTCGGTGGTGCTTTCTTTGCTTCCTTTCCATTATTTTATAGTACCAGCTTCGGTGGTGCTTATTGGCTTTGGATGATAATCCTTTTCAGTTTTGTATTGCAGGCTGTCAGCTATGAATTTCAAAGTAAAGCGGGAAATCTGTTAGGCAAAAAGACGTATCAGACTTTTCTGGTGATAAATGGAGTAGTAGGACCGTTATTGCTTGGTGGAGCAGTTGCTACTTTCTTCACTGGTTCTGATTTCTATATCAATAAAGCAAATATGACGGATACCATTATGCCGGTTATCAGCCATTGGGGAAATGGATGGCACGGACTGGATGCGTTGACTAATATCTGGAATGTGATTTTAGGGCTGGCTGTATTCTTCCTTGCCCGTGTCTTGGGTGCGCTTTACTTTATTAATAATATAGCGGATAAGGAACTGACGGACAAGTGTCGCCGTGCGGTACGGAATAATACAGTCTTGTTTCTGGTATTCTTCTTGTCATTCGTTATCCGTACGTTAGTATCCGATGGTTTTGCTGTGAATCCGGATACGCAGGAGATTTATATGCAGCCATTCAAATATTTCACTAATTTTATCGAAATGCCGATAATTCTTGTCTTATTTCTGATAGGAGTTGTTTTGGTTCTATTCGGCATTGGAAAGACTTTACTCAAAAAGACGTTCGATAAAGGTATTTGGTTTACGGGAATTGGTACGGTATTGACAGTCTTGTCTTTATTGTTGGTGGCAGGATATAATAATACGGCTTATTATCCGTCTTATACAGACCTGCAAAGCTCATTGACTTTGGCTAATAGCTGTTCCAGTGAGTTTACTCTGAAGACAATGGCTTATGTTTCTATTCTTGTTCCGTTTGTGATTGCTTATATCTTCTATGCTTGGCGTAGCATCGACCGTCACAAGATTACGGAGAAAGAGATGGACGAAGGCGGACATTCATACTAG
- a CDS encoding D-2-hydroxyacid dehydrogenase, whose amino-acid sequence MKIVVLDGFAANPGDLSWEGIKALGECTIYDRTAPEEVLERAAGAEVLLTNKVIINADHMAALPELKYIGVLATGYNVVDTAAAKERGIIVTNIPSYSTASVAQMVFAHILNITQQVQHHSEEVHKGRWTNSKDFCFWDTPLMELREKKIGLVGLGNTGYTTARVAIGFGMQVYALTSKSHFQLPPEIKKMDLDQLFSECDIISLHCPLTPETHEMVNARRLAMMKPTAILINTGRGPLVNEQDLADALNSGKIYAAGVDVLSTEPPRADNPLLTAKNCYITPHIAWATLEARERLMNIATSNIQAYIAGTPENVVNK is encoded by the coding sequence ATGAAGATTGTAGTTTTAGACGGTTTTGCCGCCAATCCCGGTGATTTGTCCTGGGAAGGTATAAAAGCTCTCGGAGAATGCACGATTTATGATCGTACCGCTCCCGAAGAAGTATTAGAACGTGCAGCCGGAGCAGAAGTGCTTCTGACTAATAAAGTAATCATCAACGCAGACCACATGGCTGCACTGCCCGAACTGAAATATATCGGCGTATTAGCTACCGGATACAATGTAGTCGACACTGCTGCTGCCAAAGAACGGGGAATTATCGTTACCAATATTCCTTCATACAGCACCGCTTCTGTTGCGCAGATGGTATTTGCACATATTCTGAATATCACTCAACAAGTACAACATCACTCTGAAGAAGTGCACAAAGGCCGTTGGACAAACAGCAAGGACTTCTGCTTTTGGGATACTCCGCTGATGGAACTTAGAGAAAAGAAAATCGGACTGGTCGGATTGGGAAATACCGGATACACGACTGCACGTGTCGCCATCGGTTTTGGTATGCAAGTATATGCACTGACTTCAAAATCACACTTCCAGTTGCCGCCGGAAATCAAGAAGATGGATTTAGACCAGTTGTTCAGCGAGTGTGATATTATCAGCTTGCACTGCCCGCTTACTCCTGAGACACACGAAATGGTGAATGCCCGTCGTCTTGCTATGATGAAGCCGACTGCTATTCTAATCAATACAGGTCGCGGCCCTCTGGTCAATGAACAAGATTTGGCAGATGCCCTGAACAGCGGCAAGATTTACGCAGCCGGAGTAGACGTTCTTTCTACGGAACCACCTCGCGCTGACAATCCGTTGCTGACAGCAAAGAACTGCTATATCACTCCGCATATCGCATGGGCAACGCTCGAAGCTCGCGAACGCTTGATGAATATCGCGACCAGCAACATACAGGCATACATTGCCGGAACACCGGAAAATGTAGTAAATAAGTAA
- a CDS encoding replication-associated recombination protein A: MQPLAERLRPKTLDDYIGQKHLVGAGAVLRKMIDAGRISSFILWGPPGVGKTTLAQIIANKLETPFYTLSAVTSGVKDVREVIERAKSNRFFSQSSPILFIDEIHRFSKSQQDSLLGAVENGTVTLIGATTENPSFEVIRPLLSRCQLYVLKSLEKEDLLELLQRAIATDAILKERKIELKETTAMLRFSGGDARKLLNILELVVQSETEETVVITDEMVTERLQQNPLAYDKDGEMHYDIISAFIKSIRGSDPDGAIYWLARMVEGGEDPAFIARRLVISASEDIGLANPNALLIANACFDTLMKIGWPEGRIPLAEATIYLATSPKSNSAYSAINDALELVRSTGNLPVPLHLRNAPTKLMKQLGYGQEYKYAHSYEGNFVKQQFLPDELKDKRIWQPQNNAAEQKHTERMIQLWGDKFKK, translated from the coding sequence ATGCAACCTTTAGCAGAGAGGCTACGGCCGAAGACTTTAGACGATTATATCGGCCAAAAACATTTAGTTGGGGCGGGTGCTGTTTTGCGCAAGATGATTGATGCAGGACGCATCTCTTCTTTTATCCTTTGGGGTCCTCCCGGAGTGGGTAAAACAACGTTGGCACAAATCATTGCCAATAAACTGGAGACTCCGTTTTATACATTGAGTGCCGTAACTTCCGGCGTGAAGGATGTGCGCGAAGTGATAGAGCGTGCCAAGAGCAATCGTTTCTTTTCACAGTCCAGCCCTATTCTGTTTATTGATGAAATTCATCGGTTCAGTAAGTCACAGCAGGATTCTTTGTTGGGAGCGGTGGAGAACGGAACTGTCACGCTGATTGGCGCGACAACGGAGAATCCGTCGTTCGAGGTTATCCGCCCTCTCCTATCCCGTTGTCAGCTTTATGTGCTCAAATCGTTGGAGAAGGAAGATTTATTGGAACTTCTGCAACGTGCCATTGCTACGGATGCCATACTGAAGGAACGCAAAATCGAATTGAAAGAAACAACGGCCATGTTGCGCTTCTCCGGTGGAGATGCCCGCAAATTGCTTAATATACTGGAGCTTGTCGTCCAGTCGGAAACAGAAGAAACGGTGGTTATCACCGATGAGATGGTGACTGAACGGTTGCAGCAGAATCCGCTGGCATACGATAAGGACGGGGAAATGCATTATGACATTATTTCTGCTTTTATCAAGTCGATTCGCGGAAGTGATCCGGATGGAGCTATTTACTGGCTTGCCCGTATGGTGGAAGGTGGCGAAGATCCTGCTTTCATTGCTCGTCGGCTTGTCATTTCGGCTTCGGAAGATATTGGACTGGCCAATCCGAATGCTTTACTTATTGCGAATGCCTGCTTTGATACGTTGATGAAAATCGGTTGGCCGGAAGGACGCATTCCTTTAGCGGAAGCTACGATTTATCTGGCAACGAGCCCTAAAAGCAATTCGGCATATAGTGCGATTAATGACGCACTGGAGCTAGTTCGTTCTACTGGAAATCTGCCTGTTCCGTTACATCTGCGCAATGCGCCTACAAAATTGATGAAACAATTAGGATACGGACAGGAATATAAATATGCGCATAGTTATGAGGGCAACTTTGTAAAGCAACAATTCTTGCCGGATGAATTGAAAGATAAACGGATATGGCAACCGCAAAATAATGCTGCGGAACAGAAACATACCGAACGGATGATACAATTGTGGGGAGACAAGTTCAAGAAATAA
- a CDS encoding DUF5686 and carboxypeptidase-like regulatory domain-containing protein, whose protein sequence is MRQRYNKILILLLLVLAASNAFAQQIKGVVTDSVTHEPLMYISVYYQEKRDMGTITNIDGEYSLEARRNGGTLVFSAVGYVSKTVKVSYGNQTVNVQLAPDNVILNEVVVKPQKEKYSRKNNPAVEFMKKVIEHKKAQVLEVNDYYQYDKYEKMKMSINDLTPEKLEKGIYKKYSFLKDQVEVSETTNKLILPISVQETASQTIFRKDPESKKTIIKGKNSNGIEEFFSTGDMLGTVLKDVFADINIYDDDIRLLQQRFVSPIGNNAISFYKYYLMDTLMVDKRECVHLTFVPQNSQDFGFTGHLYVLNDSTYAVQKCTMNLPKKTGVNFVNRMDIVQQYEQLPNGNWVLSDDNMTVDLSWSSNKTAGGLQVERITKYSDYKFDPIEQRLFRLKGSVIKEADMLSKSDEYWASVRQVPLTKKESTMDVFVNRLEQIPGFKYIIFGAKALIENFVETGSKGHPSKVDIGPINTMISSNYIDGTRFRLSGMTTAHFDKHWFLSGYGAYGLKDERWKYSGTLTYSFNKRDYVVWEFPKHYISATYSYDVMSPMDKFLFTDKDNIFLSLKTTTVDQMSYMRDATINYELETLTGFGVKAMLRHRNDEPTGKLEYLRNDAAQTRVHDVTTTEASLTLRYAPGESFVNSKQRRVPVSLDAPIFTLTHAMGFKGVLGGEYNFNRTEASVWKRFWLPASWGKIDCSLKAGAEWNTVPFPLLILPEANLSYITQRETFNLINNMEFLNDRFASMSVSYDMNGKLFNRIPLIKNLKWREMFRVRALWGTLTDKNNPFKSDNPDLFRFPTRDGKFTSFVMDPKVPYVEASVGIYNIFKLLHVEYVHRFTYRDNPGINKNGIRFMVLMVF, encoded by the coding sequence ATGAGACAACGATATAACAAAATACTTATACTGCTCTTACTTGTATTGGCAGCTTCAAATGCGTTTGCACAGCAAATAAAGGGGGTAGTTACTGATTCAGTGACACATGAACCATTGATGTATATCTCTGTTTACTATCAGGAAAAAAGAGATATGGGTACTATCACCAATATTGACGGGGAATATAGTCTTGAAGCACGCAGAAATGGGGGAACACTTGTTTTCTCCGCTGTCGGTTATGTCAGTAAAACTGTGAAAGTCAGCTATGGCAACCAAACGGTCAACGTGCAGTTAGCCCCGGACAATGTAATCCTGAATGAAGTCGTTGTAAAACCACAAAAAGAAAAATACTCCCGCAAGAACAATCCGGCAGTCGAATTCATGAAAAAAGTTATCGAGCACAAGAAGGCGCAAGTCCTCGAAGTGAACGACTACTATCAGTACGACAAGTACGAGAAGATGAAAATGTCTATCAACGACCTCACCCCGGAGAAACTCGAAAAAGGTATCTACAAGAAATATTCCTTCCTCAAAGACCAGGTGGAAGTGTCGGAAACAACGAATAAGTTGATTCTTCCGATTTCCGTACAGGAGACGGCTTCGCAGACTATCTTCCGCAAAGACCCCGAAAGCAAGAAAACCATCATCAAAGGAAAAAACTCCAACGGTATCGAAGAATTCTTCTCAACGGGAGATATGCTCGGCACTGTATTGAAAGACGTCTTTGCCGATATTAATATTTACGATGATGACATCCGTCTGCTTCAACAGCGTTTCGTGAGTCCTATCGGCAATAATGCCATTTCTTTCTATAAATATTATCTGATGGACACATTGATGGTAGACAAGCGCGAATGTGTACATCTGACTTTCGTTCCACAGAATTCGCAGGACTTCGGATTCACCGGACATCTGTATGTGCTGAACGACTCTACGTATGCCGTCCAGAAATGTACGATGAACCTTCCCAAAAAGACCGGAGTAAACTTCGTCAACCGCATGGATATCGTACAACAGTACGAACAGCTTCCCAACGGTAACTGGGTATTGTCCGACGATAATATGACCGTAGACCTTTCCTGGAGTTCCAACAAAACAGCAGGCGGATTGCAGGTGGAGCGAATAACGAAATATAGTGATTACAAATTCGACCCTATCGAGCAACGACTTTTCCGATTGAAAGGAAGCGTAATAAAGGAAGCGGATATGCTTTCAAAAAGTGATGAATACTGGGCAAGCGTCCGACAGGTGCCGCTGACGAAGAAAGAAAGTACAATGGACGTATTCGTCAACCGTCTCGAACAAATTCCGGGATTCAAATATATCATCTTCGGAGCAAAAGCCCTGATTGAGAACTTTGTGGAGACAGGCAGCAAAGGACATCCGAGTAAGGTGGACATCGGTCCAATCAATACGATGATTTCAAGCAACTACATTGACGGAACCCGTTTCCGGTTGAGCGGTATGACTACGGCTCATTTCGACAAACATTGGTTCTTGAGTGGCTATGGTGCCTACGGTCTTAAAGACGAGCGATGGAAATACAGCGGTACGCTGACTTATTCGTTCAACAAACGTGATTATGTGGTTTGGGAATTCCCGAAGCATTATATTTCAGCAACGTATAGTTATGATGTAATGTCGCCGATGGACAAGTTCCTGTTTACGGATAAGGACAATATCTTCCTGTCATTGAAAACGACGACGGTAGACCAAATGTCTTACATGCGTGACGCGACCATCAACTACGAACTCGAAACGCTTACGGGATTCGGAGTGAAAGCGATGCTCCGCCACCGCAACGACGAGCCTACCGGAAAATTGGAATATCTGCGTAACGACGCTGCGCAAACCCGTGTACATGACGTTACGACTACCGAAGCGAGTCTGACGCTGCGTTATGCGCCGGGCGAGTCTTTCGTCAATTCCAAGCAACGCCGTGTGCCGGTATCGCTGGATGCTCCTATCTTTACGCTTACTCATGCGATGGGATTCAAAGGTGTATTGGGCGGAGAATATAACTTTAACCGTACAGAAGCAAGTGTGTGGAAACGTTTCTGGCTTCCTGCTTCCTGGGGGAAGATAGATTGTAGCCTGAAAGCAGGGGCGGAATGGAATACAGTTCCTTTCCCGCTGTTGATTCTGCCGGAAGCCAACTTATCGTACATCACGCAGCGCGAGACGTTCAACCTTATCAATAACATGGAATTCCTGAACGACCGTTTCGCTTCCATGTCCGTGTCATACGATATGAATGGAAAATTATTCAACCGTATTCCGCTTATCAAAAACTTGAAGTGGAGAGAGATGTTCCGCGTCCGTGCATTGTGGGGGACGTTGACAGATAAGAACAATCCGTTCAAGAGTGATAATCCTGATTTATTCCGTTTCCCGACACGCGATGGTAAATTTACCAGTTTCGTGATGGACCCGAAAGTGCCGTATGTCGAAGCAAGTGTCGGCATCTACAACATTTTCAAGTTACTGCACGTTGAATATGTACATCGTTTCACCTACCGTGACAATCCGGGTATCAACAAAAACGGTATTCGTTTCATGGTATTAATGGTATTCTAA
- the wecB gene encoding non-hydrolyzing UDP-N-acetylglucosamine 2-epimerase: MKITIVAGARPNFMKIAPITRAIEAARALGKSISYRLVYTGRKDDTSLDASLFSDLDMKAPDVYLGVESSNPTSLTAGIMVAFEQELTENPAHVVLVVDDLTATMSCAIVAKKQGIKVAHLVAGTRSFDMKMPKEVNRMITDGLSDYLFTAGMVANRNLNQTGTESENVYYVGNILIDAIRYNRNRLLKPIWFSVLGLQEGNYLLLTLNRRVLLNDRENLKQLMETIIEKSAGIPIVAPLHTYVRNAIKELGIEAPNLHIMPPQNYLFFGYLINKAKGIITDSGNVAEEATFLGIPCITLNTYAEHPETWRMGTNELVGEDPILLAKAMDTLMKGDWKRGELPERWDGRTAERIVQILSSK, encoded by the coding sequence ATGAAAATAACAATTGTTGCCGGGGCACGCCCCAATTTCATGAAGATAGCTCCCATTACACGCGCTATTGAAGCCGCACGGGCGCTGGGTAAAAGTATCTCTTACCGACTGGTCTATACGGGCAGAAAAGATGATACGAGTCTGGATGCTTCTCTCTTTTCGGATCTCGACATGAAAGCTCCCGATGTCTATCTGGGAGTGGAAAGCAGTAATCCAACGAGTTTGACAGCAGGAATCATGGTGGCTTTCGAACAGGAGCTGACCGAAAACCCGGCACACGTCGTTCTTGTGGTGGACGACCTGACCGCAACCATGAGTTGCGCCATCGTTGCCAAAAAGCAAGGAATCAAAGTGGCACACCTCGTAGCCGGAACCCGTTCCTTCGACATGAAAATGCCGAAAGAAGTGAACCGCATGATTACGGACGGACTATCCGACTACCTGTTTACGGCCGGCATGGTCGCCAACCGCAACCTGAATCAGACAGGAACGGAGAGTGAAAACGTATATTATGTAGGCAATATCCTTATAGATGCCATCCGCTACAACCGCAATCGGTTACTCAAACCAATATGGTTCTCCGTGCTGGGATTGCAGGAAGGCAATTATCTCCTGCTTACTCTCAACCGCCGCGTATTGCTCAATGACAGAGAGAATCTGAAACAACTGATGGAAACAATCATTGAAAAGTCTGCCGGCATACCCATCGTAGCACCGCTGCACACCTATGTGCGCAATGCTATCAAAGAACTTGGTATCGAAGCTCCGAACCTGCATATCATGCCGCCACAGAATTATCTTTTCTTCGGCTACCTGATTAATAAAGCAAAAGGTATTATTACCGACTCCGGCAATGTGGCAGAGGAAGCAACCTTCCTAGGTATTCCTTGTATCACTCTCAATACGTATGCCGAACACCCCGAAACGTGGCGCATGGGAACAAACGAACTTGTTGGAGAAGACCCGATTCTACTCGCCAAAGCAATGGATACGCTGATGAAAGGCGATTGGAAGCGCGGCGAGCTGCCCGAACGTTGGGACGGACGCACTGCAGAACGTATCGTACAGATTCTATCAAGCAAATAA
- a CDS encoding trimeric intracellular cation channel family protein, with product MPTFVQILDFIGTFAFAISGIRLASAKRFDWFGAYVVGLATAIGGGTLRDVLLDVTPGWMTNPIYLICTGLALLWVICFGRWLIRLNNTFFIFDSIGLALFTVVGVGKSIALGYPFWVAIIMGSITGAAGGVIRDVFINEIPLIFRKEIYAMACVVGGIAYWLCDVAGLESYGCQLIGGSAVFLTRILAVKYHICLPILKGGEDIKEDVKEE from the coding sequence ATGCCCACATTCGTTCAAATTCTTGATTTTATAGGCACATTTGCCTTTGCTATTAGTGGTATCCGGCTTGCTTCGGCAAAACGTTTCGACTGGTTCGGAGCCTATGTTGTAGGACTTGCTACGGCTATCGGCGGTGGTACTCTTCGTGATGTCCTGCTCGATGTTACTCCGGGATGGATGACAAATCCCATTTATCTGATTTGTACGGGACTGGCTTTGCTGTGGGTGATTTGCTTCGGACGCTGGCTTATCCGGCTCAATAATACGTTCTTTATTTTCGACTCTATCGGACTGGCGCTGTTCACTGTGGTAGGTGTGGGCAAAAGTATTGCCTTGGGCTATCCTTTTTGGGTAGCAATCATTATGGGTAGCATCACGGGAGCGGCAGGTGGTGTGATTCGTGATGTCTTTATCAACGAAATTCCCCTGATATTCCGAAAAGAGATTTACGCAATGGCCTGTGTGGTAGGCGGCATTGCCTACTGGCTTTGCGATGTCGCGGGACTTGAGTCGTACGGATGCCAGCTCATTGGCGGTTCGGCAGTATTCCTGACCCGCATCCTGGCTGTAAAATATCATATCTGCCTGCCTATATTAAAAGGTGGGGAAGATATAAAAGAAGATGTAAAAGAGGAGTAG
- a CDS encoding DUF4251 domain-containing protein, with protein sequence MKTKKQILMLLLALLVGFPTLSAQSKKEKKEQKKEAVKKLIASENYKIDVQTALPMRGRSIPLTSPYSLEIRNDSVISYLPYFGRAYSIPYGGGDGLNFRAPLKEYTMEMDKKGNAVIKFIARNPEDRYEFRAKVYSNGSTSIDVNMQNRQSISFQGELDIKDE encoded by the coding sequence ATGAAAACGAAGAAACAAATCTTAATGTTGCTGCTAGCCTTGCTAGTAGGCTTCCCAACCCTTTCGGCTCAAAGTAAAAAGGAGAAAAAGGAACAAAAGAAAGAAGCTGTAAAAAAGCTCATCGCATCCGAGAACTACAAGATAGATGTACAGACCGCCCTGCCGATGCGCGGACGTTCCATCCCTCTGACATCTCCCTACTCACTGGAAATCAGAAATGATTCGGTTATCTCTTATCTGCCTTATTTCGGACGGGCTTACAGCATCCCTTATGGTGGCGGAGACGGACTGAACTTCCGGGCGCCCCTCAAGGAATATACCATGGAAATGGATAAAAAAGGGAATGCTGTTATCAAGTTCATAGCCCGAAATCCTGAAGACAGGTATGAATTCAGGGCAAAAGTATACTCCAATGGTTCAACAAGCATTGATGTCAATATGCAGAATCGTCAATCCATCAGTTTTCAGGGAGAATTGGATATAAAAGACGAATAA
- a CDS encoding M48 family metallopeptidase, producing MQYVGIQTQQSRNNIRSAFLLILFPCLVTALLYLSCYLLILFGYGKSMEVEMMPMVNHFFLSSLPYTLGVVAIWFLIAYWANTRIINSATGSKPLDRKENKRVYNLVENLCMSQGMSMPKINIIYDDSLNAFASGINDRTYTITLSRGIIKKLNDEELEAVIGHELTHIRNRDVRLLIISIVFVGIFSMLTEITFYAITHIRVRSNSKGSGGIFLFMIVALLIAAIGFLFASLMRFAISRKREYMADAGSAEMTKNPLALASALRKISVDPAIEAVERKDVAQLFIQNPKKKTKGLYSQLSGLFATHPPIEKRIEILEQF from the coding sequence ATGCAATACGTCGGAATCCAAACACAGCAAAGCCGGAACAACATACGTTCCGCGTTCCTATTAATCCTTTTTCCCTGTCTGGTAACAGCGCTTCTTTATCTATCCTGTTACCTATTGATTCTTTTCGGATATGGAAAAAGCATGGAAGTCGAAATGATGCCTATGGTCAATCATTTCTTCCTCTCTTCCCTACCCTATACCTTAGGAGTGGTGGCAATCTGGTTTCTTATCGCCTATTGGGCAAATACAAGAATCATTAATTCCGCCACAGGTTCCAAGCCGCTGGACCGCAAGGAGAACAAACGCGTTTACAACCTGGTGGAGAATCTCTGTATGTCTCAGGGCATGAGTATGCCGAAGATAAATATCATTTATGATGATTCACTGAATGCATTTGCAAGCGGAATCAATGACCGCACATATACGATTACTCTTTCGAGAGGTATCATCAAAAAGCTGAATGATGAAGAGCTGGAAGCCGTAATCGGTCATGAGCTTACCCATATCCGTAACCGGGACGTGCGTTTGTTGATTATCTCCATCGTATTTGTAGGTATCTTCTCCATGCTGACGGAAATCACGTTCTATGCCATCACGCATATACGTGTACGCAGCAACAGTAAAGGCAGCGGGGGAATTTTCCTCTTCATGATAGTCGCTTTATTGATAGCTGCCATCGGTTTCCTTTTCGCCAGCTTGATGCGTTTTGCCATTTCACGCAAGCGCGAATACATGGCAGATGCAGGTTCGGCAGAAATGACGAAGAATCCGTTGGCGCTCGCCAGTGCTTTGCGCAAAATTTCTGTCGACCCGGCAATAGAAGCTGTGGAACGAAAAGACGTAGCCCAATTATTTATTCAAAATCCTAAAAAGAAAACAAAAGGGTTATACAGCCAACTAAGTGGTTTGTTCGCCACTCATCCCCCTATTGAAAAGCGGATTGAGATATTGGAACAGTTCTAA